TTATTTAGAAACAAGTAAATCTTAAATGAATATTCACACACAAATATTAATATGAGTAACAGCAATATTGGAAGTATTCAccctcttttttttcaaataaggGAAGTGCTCAGTTTCCTTCAAAACTCTGCAAAAATAGAGTCCTCCCATCTTTATACGTGACAACAAGTATACGTGACCGCCACGCAAATAATTGGCGACATACTAGTTTGCCCCCTTCATCAGAAACCGGGGTGAAATCTTCACCAATTCCAAGTTGGCACTTGCACCAAATCATATTATATAGTTTCGTTAAACCGGACAGGCAATTAGAAAAACAAGGTGGTTGAAGGGAAGCGTAACCAATTGTGCAGCTTCATGCAGCAATGCTAGTGGAAATCAGGACAGATGATCGCAGTTTAATAGGCCCTCTTGACAGTGATAGTGATGGTCATGACGAGGACGATGATATGGAACGAGATCTAttgatatatttatatattgttCATGCATATAGATCACATTATAGTCTGCATGATTGGTTCATACTGACTGAAACTTGGCTGCTGAAACTTCAACAGAATCGCATGTGTATGCAATGCACGCTGATCCACCCACCATAACCGTTTTGGTTGTAACCGCATTGGGTGGCTGGTGATGATGAAGTCATATAGAAGAGGAAGGGATCTTACTGGACACAAGTGTCTCTCCTAAATTGTCATCTGATTGAGGTTTTAAGCATGTTTTTTTGTACAAGCTAGGTGAAGCTGTAGCTAGTGTATACATACTGAACATAGTACTTCCTCTGTTCGGTTTTACAGGGCGTCTTTTTATTTGGATGCTGTTCAAATATACTAGGCGCACACATATTCCAACGCATATTTGTACAAGAATATCCCTATTAACTCTTGTGGATGTGCCATTAAAATCTTTATGTTCGGCTTCCCAAGCGGCTAGCACCATGTCCATGTTTGGCTGATCAGTTCAGTATGCAGAAAAAGAAGACAAAATTAATGAGTACTTAAGAGAATAAGTGAGGGCAATTTAGTAAGTTTAACCAGCTCACTGTTCAAGTGCCGAAACAAAACACGCCCTGTAAAACCGAACGGAGGGAGTACAATGTTAAGTTTCCTTCGTACTTTCGACTTCTGTCAATATGTTCAGATTTCTCCTCTCCTAGTGTCCCTCTCTCTAGAACTCAAAATTCTGAAACtactcattttcctttttcttttagcaAATAACCACTGACCTTTTCTGGGACATATATTAGATTGGATACCAGTATTAGTCAAGGATGACAGTAGCATATTAGGTAGACATGAAGCTTCCtatgatatatatattgtatatttactaattcaaacttcaaaattttACCACACCATCTCTCCTTGATGTGAGAGAAAGTAGTTGTGTATTTGGTGAAAGACTAACTAACTGTGTTCATTGCACCTCATTTGTTTCTCTGGGTTCTTCATTCACCAGAAacaccaaaacaaaacaaaaaaagaacaaggaAAAGAAAGTAAGCATTTGATATAGGCAGAAAGAAGGAACTCAGGAAAAACCATTGTTCATGCGTCGCAGCTAGACCACAAGGGTACACTTCAGTGCTTAATCAGTAGGGAAACCATTTGCCAGTGGTCCTGCACAGCATACCTGAAATTAATACAAAACGATTCTATATATTGCTGAACATATATCACTATCCTGCAACCAACATCTTGTACTTTATGTTCTCCTAATTGAGTCCTTATTGCTTATACGTGCCTGCATTACACATGGATTGAACAGTATATAgtgtgatgtgtacatgcatGTTGAAGGTTCTAACCAATATTCCTTTTGGCTTGTGTAGCGGTCACTGCTCACAATCAAACTGGTATTCATGAACACAAGAATTCTTAGACCACAGGAGATCCTTCCAATTGCACAACTAATCTTCTTAGAAGGCTTTAATTAGTGTGCAAGTGCAGCTACGTCCTCCTTaataccaaaaaaaaatggagaagGAGCAAACCTAGCTATCACATACACATAAGCTATGATTACTACTTATATTGGTTTCTTTATACAACTTTTTTTTGTCCTAATTAGCTAGAACACTAAGTTTTGAATAATTTGTAAAACTGGACCCGCATCCTACGCATATTCATGCGGGCAAAAATTGGAATTGTCACATCCTGCAGATCTTGGAAGCGCTGATACCGCAGCACTTGGCCACTGTTATATGTTTTATGTACACCGTCTAATCAACTATGTGACACAATACAAGCTAACTAATTCGAGAATAAAGTAAATATCATATGCTAAAATGTTTACAAAATGTGCAGCTGTAACTTTCATGTTGTTGTACTCAGTAAAAAAGTTCCAAGTGTGTCATGGGTAACCCCACCAGATCACATAAACATCTTAACCAAAaaggatgcatgcatggataaTAGATCAAGCGGATATACTTTATAAGTTGACAAGTTCTTCTTGCCAACACTATGATATGCAAACTAAATGCACACACTATGTTAAATATAGGTGGGAAAAAACATTCAAATTAAAGTTGATATTCAATTTTGGGACGAATTTATCGATCTAGCAGGTCACGCGCGCTACTCGGCAACAACACTGACAGCTGAGCATTATTTTCCACAAtgaataatatataaatttatagATTTCTTGGCGAAGTCGAAGATGAAAACCATTGTGAGCCAGTTAATTACTTGAGAAGTCGAATTGCCATGTGGTGTGGGCCGGGTAATCGTGCTAACTAGAATGTTCAGTCTCACACGCATGCCATAATGGTGCGAGTCAACCATGCACAAAGCTAGTTAAGTACgcattataatttttttaaaaaaaaaaacatgtttcgTTAATCAGCTCATCATTTGGCAAGGCCAGTTGGGCCAATGGCGAGCATTGTGGGCCCGACGGCTACCTTCTAGGTGGGCCCCACCGCTACCTTCTAGGTGGGCCCCAGCAGCCTCCAAACTCCCAACGGTAGGCTTGCTGTGTCATGTCCCTGGGCGTATCGTGTCAGGGTACGTGGGATTACCGACCTAGATTGTGTGCGTGTGACACGACCCAAGGGAACAGGTAGGTAAACTAGGCTGTTCCTTCTTCTTTGCTCCTTGTTGGGGTGGACGCGTCACACGTGTCAGCGCACACGAACCTAATTCTCCTCTGCCTCCGTTCCTTATCTTTCACTTGAGTATAGTGCACACAAAACGCTAGCCGAGAAGACCACCCGAGTCATCATCTTTACACGACGTGGTCAGCAATACAGATGATCAGCCAGGAACAGTAAgttttcatatgatttgtgGTATTTTATTAGGGTCTTGTGACCCCAGCTTCGCCCCTGGCCTTGACTAGAAGGAAAAATTCCAATGGCCCCTTTTCAACCTCTCTTCTTAAGTGTGGTGATTATTAGGAACTTGTTGCGAAGCATTTATCAAAAGAACATTTTAATTTTGAGTGGTATCTTACAGATCAATAGTGTTTTAGCCACTTAGAAGATACCTCTCAAAAGGCAGGAACTTGTATAAAGAATACTGCTACTTAGCACACAAAAATATATATCCAATCATATGCATATCAGCTGTCACATCCGCAATAGCCATGTACGTAGTATGTACAGTACGTGTACAAGTGTCATCTGGTGCACACGTACGTACGTGTACATGCACATCGCTACCTTTAAGCGAGCTGCATGGGGGCATATAATATACGTACATACGTAGAGAGAGAGGGCATGCACCAGCATAGTATTAGTAGTGCCTTGAGAAGCTTCTCGTATAGTTTCGAGATATACAAATAGAAATAATTGGCTATTGCATACGTATTATATATGTAGTAGGACACCACTTGCATCCAGTCAATATGAAAATGCAGGTACGTACGGACCGTATAGATAACAGACACAATAAAACACGGGAGCATATCTAACTGAACAACATGGTTAAGCAAGACCCGGGCATGCATGAACGTTAACAAATTCCTAAACCTTCATGCATCGCATTGGCTCGTATAATTAAAGTACTCTTaagtcagagagagagagagagaaggaagctGCGTCTCCCGCACACAAAGACTTGCCATGTATGCCGCCATGCATCGATCATCATCACCTCAAGAAGTCATTGATCATCACCTATAGAATAAACCTCTATAAAACCCCCCTCCTGTCCACCCAATGAATCCCACAGACCTTGCTAAAAAATCTCTCCTCTTCCGGCCTATTCCTTCCTTGGtgacctctctttctctctcttctagCTCCAGCTTCGTTCTCGTCATCGTCGACACAGCTCACAAGCACAAAGCGAAGGAGCTACACTTTGCCTAGCAAGAACGACCTTACTTAATTACGTACCTTGAGGTCGGTACGCATGTTGATGCATGCAGAGCGAGCTTGCAAGATGTAGTCATATAAATGTATGCTAAGATTGTAGCATGCATGCGTGCAGGATACAGTTGCGATGGGGAGGTCACCGTGCTGCGACCAGGACGCCGGGGTGAAGAAGGGCCCTTGGACGCCGGAGGAGGACAAGCTGCTGGTGGACTACATCCAGAAGAACGGCCTTGGCAGCTGGCGCCGCCTCCCCAAGCTCGCCGGCCTAAACCGCTGCGGCAAGAGCTGCCGCCTCCGCTGGACCAACTACCTCCGCCCCGACATCAAGCGCGGCCACTTcaccgacgaggaggagaagatCATCATCAACCACCACGCCATGCTCGGAAACAAGTACGCCGGCCATCCTCGATACTTACTAGCTAACGCCTAGCTAGctcattaattaattaattagtataGGCTAGCCATGCATATTTCCTCATCAGCTTATAAACAGGTGGTCGTCTATAGCGACGAAGCTGCCGGGCAGGACGgacaacgagatcaagaacTACTGGAACACGCACCTCCGCAAGAAGCTCCTCGGCATGGGCATCGACCCAGTCACGCACCGCCCGCGCACCGACCTCAACCTCCTCGACGGCTTCCCcaacctcctcgccgccgccgccgccgccgccgcgcacaACACGTGGGACATCAACGCCCTCAAGCTCCAGGCCGACGCCGCCAAGTTCCAGCTACTCCAGGCCCTCGTCCACGCGctcaccaccgccaccgccaccgcacCCAGCGTCGACCTCATGGCTCTCCTCGCCGCCATTGGCCCACCGCACCCAGGCAGGGTCCAGTACGATGGCCTGCTAAACCTGCCGGCGTTGACCATAGTGCCGCCCGTCGAGCCGGGGATGTCCTCCTTCGTCGGGATGTTGAACGGTTTCAGTACTGGCGGTGCCGGGAGCGCCCTCGCCACGGACGGGCTGAGCCCGATGCAGCTCGGGCGCAGTGGGCCGAGCGGGAGCAATATGACGGCAGCCATGGCGCCACCGTTGGTAGTGGCGGAGGAGTGTAATGCTGGTTGCGGAAGCGGTGGCGGCACGACGCCTTGTGAGGAGACGCCGGCGTCGAGCCCGTTCGTCGGGCTGGAGAACCTGAATTACCTGGATGACCTCAACAACGACAATTGGAAGGAATTGCTAGAGTGAGTAGCTCTCCTCTCCCATCAAcattatttttcctaatttCTAGCTCGAGATATATTAATTAGTAGCTAGGCTTTTTAATTACTAAATTAAATACAGTTTACTTATCTCTCAccattttcttgattttttgcgCGCGCAGGCAAATGTCATTTTTGAACCCGAATGATCAACTGTGAGAAGAAAGGACATAaatatttcataggagatgaaGAATAAGAAAGTTTAAAAGATCGAGAGAGTTTCTTTGGGTTGGTTGCACACTTCTTCGGAGATGTGAAGTTTGTTTGTTGATAGGACAAAAGGTGGCCGGGTTTGGTGATCCACTTATAGCTATGTACAAAGAAAGATCGACATAATGACATGTAAACTCACTTCAATGTTTCTAATTTGTTTTTGTAGTTTTTTCCCTTTGCCTTGACAAGGAGGATATGTGTGCTGATTAGCTTGTGACATAAATTAAAAGACCTTTCCTTTTCCACTCCCAAGTGTGATTATTCATATGTACTTGTTGCAAACGATTTACTACAATGCATGTTACTTGAGAGATGAAGCTAAACTTGGGTCGTCATAATATTGATAAAAGAATTGGGAGTTGTCAGTCTGCAATGCTATATTGTCAACGGCATCCTTTCTAATTGACTTTTTTTAGGTTCCACTTCGAGGGACCatttttcaatctccccctgcCTATTTGCAACAAATTTAAACTATATATATGACCACTGAAATTGAAACATAGTCTCACGTATATGATATATCATGTACTTTTAGTACATTTATATCATAAAAAACACATATATTTGAAGAAGATAATTAATTGTATGAGTTTTTAGTAATAACAGTACTCTATTTAGTTCACAGTGGGACGCGATGGGACATTTTCTCAGCAAGGATAACTTAATTATGGTGATTATATGTGTCAACATGCATGTTCTAAAGTAAATGTTACAATCAATAGATAAACACGCAGGAAATGGCAGCATGGCCCACCTGCTTAGATAGccctaccatgcatgcatatgtgaCTTGCCGGGTCTTTCCAAAACGAGGTTGCTTGTTTGAGGAGAATTGATCGACTAGTAGACACGTCACTAACCAGGGTAGATGCATATGATAACATGCATGTAAACGgtataagattaaaaaaatagttagttggagttggagaaggATGGGTGCATGTATGCCTTGTGAAAGTAGAGAAAGTTACCCTAATCTTCTAGAAATCCGATggcatgcatggatgcatgcatgcttgctcCTGATTATCACTGACCAGTCCAAAAGCAGTTGAGTGCTGTAAAATAAACTAGCTTATACGTGTCAATCATCGTTTGATAGATTAAACACAAATTAAGCTACCTAATGTTAATCTAATCCATCTTAAATTCATAACAGAGGTAAATTAATATCTTATGTTCAAAAGATGTTTTGTTTGTACATGTCATTTCAACATGacacaaaagcaaaaaaaaaaaaacatgcatgtaCTTCCCCAATACGCTTGAACTGTTTTGACATGTCTTGTTTGCTTGTGCATGTATTCTTTTCCAGATTCCAACTTTagaatggaagtggaaatatcATGAACTACTTGAGTGTACTTTTAGCTAAAATGGCAGCACCTAAATGTGTGTGATGTCTTGGGTTCGGATAATTTAGCAATAttaattcttttatttctctacTCCTGGAACACAAGTCACTGCAATTAGTTAGCAGTAGGTAGAACTCATTTTCTGACGTGACAAGTCATTGACTGTCCTTAGCATGCATACATACTCTCATCTAGCATGGCATCCTTTTAGCAGCCCTATTCTATTCTATGTGTGCTTATACAATCCATATTTTTTCAGTAAAGCTAACAAGCTGCTGCTTTATGAATTGAAAAAGTGATCAGAGTTAAACCTACCCTTTTAAACTAGTCCAAAAATTTTGGTATATCCTCTCTATCGTCGTTAACAGTCCAACCATGCTAATTTTGTTAAGAAAGTAGAGGGCGTAAAttgtaaaactaaatatttttactaCGTTCAGAATAACCTTTCAAAAGAGCTAGCTAGCAGCTGTGGTGAATTCTATTGTTCATTTAGTCTGCGACGTGTCAAGAAATTTCTCCTCTCGCTCTCTAATCATGTCAGATGGTGACATGTACAGGTGTGGCAAGGGACAAACGCCCGGACTAAGTACGGTTAATTGTTGAACGGCTCAGGTTGCGTCTGATGTTTGGCTGTTTCAGGAAGTCTAGAGTGACTTTCATATGTTTTAGCCTTGCACTACTGGGTCTCAGACCTGATCGAGTTCCTACGACACTTGTCGATGGAAGGAAGGACAAGTGCAAGGAAAAGATGCATGCAACCCCTTTTTGCCTGTCAGCTGCAGGCAGCTTGTATTGGAGGGAAATGACTCTTAGCCACCGTTTATTTGACCATATGGTTAAGCTGATTAGAGAAACAGATTACAGATA
The sequence above is drawn from the Phragmites australis chromosome 10, lpPhrAust1.1, whole genome shotgun sequence genome and encodes:
- the LOC133931003 gene encoding myb transcription factor 42-like, which encodes MGRSPCCDQDAGVKKGPWTPEEDKLLVDYIQKNGLGSWRRLPKLAGLNRCGKSCRLRWTNYLRPDIKRGHFTDEEEKIIINHHAMLGNKWSSIATKLPGRTDNEIKNYWNTHLRKKLLGMGIDPVTHRPRTDLNLLDGFPNLLAAAAAAAAHNTWDINALKLQADAAKFQLLQALVHALTTATATAPSVDLMALLAAIGPPHPGRVQYDGLLNLPALTIVPPVEPGMSSFVGMLNGFSTGGAGSALATDGLSPMQLGRSGPSGSNMTAAMAPPLVVAEECNAGCGSGGGTTPCEETPASSPFVGLENLNYLDDLNNDNWKELLEQMSFLNPNDQL